One region of Girardinichthys multiradiatus isolate DD_20200921_A chromosome 1, DD_fGirMul_XY1, whole genome shotgun sequence genomic DNA includes:
- the LOC124858098 gene encoding proteasomal ubiquitin receptor ADRM1-like, which translates to MASGALFPSLVSGSRGSSSKYLVEFRAGKMTMKGSTVTPDKRKGQVYIQQTDDSLIHFCWKDRTTGNVDDDLIIFPDDCEFKRVNQCTTGRVYVLKFKAGSKRLFFWMQEPKNDKDDEYCRKVNEYLNNPPIPGALGSSGSGGHDLSALGGEGGLQSLLGNMSHNQLMQLIGPTGLGGIGGLGALAGPGLANLLGSSSSSVPAVSNSTTSPSTAVTPTSTSAASRLGSSQLPTTPITPLATSAASPTATSPSTPAATAAAANPTQPIQLRDLQSILATMNVPASSQGVDLASVLTPEVMAPILANPEVQQRLMPYLPSGESLPQSSEELHNTLSSPQFQQAMSMFSSALASGQLGPLMNQFGLPAEAVDAANKGDVEAFAKAMETETKSDQESDSKDKKDDDEDMSLD; encoded by the exons ATGGCATCTGGAGCTCTGTTCCCCAGCCTGGTGTCTGGCTCCCGCGGCTCCTCCAGCAAATACCTGGTGGAGTTTCGGGCCGGTAAGATGACGATGAAGGGGAGCACGGTGACCCCTGACAAGCGTAAAGGTCAGGTCTACATCCAGCAGACGGATGACTCCCTCATCCACTTCTGCTGGAAGGATCGCACCACTGGGAATGTGGACGAT GACCTGATTATCTTCCCCGATGATTGTGAGTTTAAACGGGTCAACCAGTGCACCACTGGACGGGTTTACGTGCTGAAGTTTAAAGCCGGCTCTAAAAGACTCTTCTTCTGGATGCAG GAACCAAAGAACGATAAGGATGACGAGTACTGTCGCAAAGTAAACGAGTACCTGAACAACCCGCCCATACCGGGCGCTCTTGGCAGCAGCGGCAGTGGAGGACACGATCTGTCTGCATTGGGAG gGGAGGGTGGTCTGCAGAGCCTTCTGGGTAACATGAGCCACAACCAGCTCATGCAACTCATCGGACCAACTGGACTGGGGGGGATTG GTGGTCTTGGGGCTCTGGCTGGACCAGGCTTGGCCAACCTTCTggggagcagcagcagcagcgttCCTGCAGTTAGCAACTCTACAACAAG TCCATCTACGGCCGTCACACCAACCTCCACCTCTGCGGCCAGCCGGCTCGGCTCCTCCCAGTTGCCAACCACTCCCATCACCCCCCTGGCCACCTCTGCGGCCTCCCCCACAGCAACCTCCCCCTCCACCCCTGCTgccacagcagctgcagccaaCCCCACGCAGCCCATCCAGCTCAGAGACCTTCAGAGCATCCTGGCCACCATGAATGTTCCTGCCAGCAGTCAGGGAG TGGACCTCGCCAGCGTGCTGACCCCTGAGGTCATGGCTCCCATCCTGGCCAACCCAGAGGTGCAGCAGAGGCTGATGCCCTACCTGCCATCCGGAGAGTCGCTGCCTCAGAGCTCAGAGGAGCTGCACAACACGCTCAGCTCGCCTCAGTTTCAGCAG GCTATGAGCATGTTCAGCAGCGCTCTGGCGTCTGGCCAGTTGGGGCCTCTGATGAACCAGTTTGGTCTCCCAGCAGAGGCTGTTGATGCTGCCAACAAAGGAG